One stretch of Priestia megaterium DNA includes these proteins:
- the trpA gene encoding tryptophan synthase subunit alpha, protein MNTFEARLPKHETLFIPFITAGDPHEDATVDIALSLQKQGASILELGVPYSDPLADGPIIQEASKRALSGGMSISKAIKLVSVMRKKGVKIPVILFTYFNPVLQLGLESFFALMRENEIDGVLIPDLPYEESGRIRELAAENEVVYISMVAPTSKERIQKIAADATGFLYCVSSLGVTGVRSTLPADIGTFLEDVKAAASIPVAVGFGISTSEQVEVLKEHSDGIVIGSAIVNKIGQLEQVLLNKDTRRDGLNQIEEYVASIVSPIQKCEV, encoded by the coding sequence ATGAATACGTTTGAAGCGAGACTACCTAAACATGAAACATTATTTATTCCATTTATTACAGCAGGAGATCCTCATGAAGATGCAACGGTGGATATTGCTTTGTCTTTGCAAAAGCAAGGTGCTTCTATTTTAGAGCTGGGCGTACCATATTCCGACCCTTTAGCAGATGGTCCAATTATTCAAGAGGCGTCCAAAAGAGCTTTATCTGGCGGTATGTCTATTTCAAAAGCCATTAAGCTTGTATCGGTGATGAGAAAAAAAGGTGTGAAAATACCGGTAATTCTCTTTACCTATTTTAATCCTGTGTTACAATTAGGTTTAGAATCCTTTTTCGCGTTAATGCGAGAAAATGAAATAGATGGAGTGCTAATTCCGGATTTACCGTACGAAGAGAGTGGCCGTATCCGGGAGCTTGCCGCTGAAAATGAAGTTGTGTACATTTCAATGGTTGCTCCTACATCTAAAGAGCGTATTCAAAAAATCGCTGCAGATGCAACGGGCTTCTTATACTGCGTGTCGTCTTTAGGCGTTACTGGGGTTCGCTCTACGTTGCCAGCTGATATTGGCACCTTTTTAGAAGATGTGAAAGCAGCAGCTTCTATACCGGTTGCCGTCGGTTTTGGGATTTCAACAAGTGAACAAGTAGAGGTGTTAAAAGAACATAGCGACGGCATTGTAATTGGAAGTGCAATTGTTAATAAAATTGGCCAGCTTGAACAAGTTCTTTTAAATAAGGATACACGCCGAGACGGATTAAATCAAATTGAGGAGTATGTTGCATCCATCGTTTCGCCTATACAAAAATGCGAGGTGTAA
- the trpB gene encoding tryptophan synthase subunit beta gives MTYNHPDEFGRFGEFGGKYVPETLMKPLEEVEAALNQAMKDPAFKDEYLSLLVNYSGRPTALTYADNITETLGGAKIYLKREDLNHTGAHKINNAIGQILLAKRMGKTKIIAETGAGQHGVATATVAAKFGMECKVFMGEEDIERQALNVFRMKLLGAEVIPATSGTKTLKDATNEAIRYWVQHCEDHFYLIGSAIGPHPYPKMVRDFQKIIGEEAKEQFTAVEGKLPNAVVACVGGGSNAIGMFYDFIKEENVRLIGVEAGGKGLNTALHAAKMAKGTKGVIHGTLTYLLQDENGQITEPYSISAGLDYPGIGPEHSHLSSIGRVEYESVTDDESIEALQLLAKTEGIIPAIESAHALAKAFELAKSMTKEETILICLSGRGDKDVHTLVNLLEGKEEEHEYV, from the coding sequence ATGACATACAATCATCCTGATGAATTTGGCCGCTTTGGTGAATTTGGCGGAAAATACGTACCTGAAACATTAATGAAACCACTTGAAGAAGTAGAAGCAGCTTTGAATCAAGCAATGAAAGATCCGGCATTTAAAGATGAGTATCTATCCTTACTTGTTAACTACTCTGGGCGACCAACGGCTTTAACATATGCTGATAATATTACCGAAACGCTCGGCGGGGCAAAAATTTATTTAAAACGTGAAGACTTAAATCATACGGGTGCTCACAAAATCAATAATGCCATTGGACAGATTTTACTTGCTAAACGGATGGGGAAAACAAAAATTATTGCTGAAACAGGAGCGGGTCAGCACGGGGTAGCCACAGCTACAGTAGCTGCAAAGTTCGGAATGGAATGTAAAGTATTCATGGGAGAAGAAGATATTGAACGTCAGGCGTTGAACGTCTTTCGCATGAAGCTTCTAGGAGCGGAAGTCATTCCTGCAACTTCTGGAACAAAAACGCTAAAAGATGCAACAAATGAAGCAATTCGCTACTGGGTTCAACATTGTGAAGATCACTTTTACTTAATTGGTTCGGCCATTGGACCGCATCCTTATCCTAAAATGGTTCGAGATTTCCAAAAAATTATTGGAGAAGAAGCAAAAGAACAGTTTACAGCGGTAGAAGGCAAACTTCCGAATGCTGTCGTGGCATGCGTCGGAGGCGGCAGTAATGCAATCGGCATGTTTTATGATTTTATTAAAGAAGAAAACGTACGCTTGATCGGCGTAGAAGCAGGAGGGAAAGGACTAAATACAGCCCTTCATGCTGCTAAAATGGCTAAAGGCACAAAAGGTGTTATTCACGGAACGCTCACGTATTTACTTCAAGATGAAAATGGTCAAATTACAGAGCCTTATTCTATTTCAGCTGGTTTGGATTATCCAGGTATCGGTCCAGAGCATTCTCACCTTTCATCTATTGGACGAGTAGAATATGAAAGTGTAACGGATGATGAGTCAATCGAAGCTCTTCAGCTGCTAGCGAAAACAGAGGGAATCATCCCGGCTATTGAGTCCGCCCATGCGCTGGCAAAAGCATTTGAACTGGCTAAAAGCATGACGAAGGAAGAAACGATTTTAATTTGCTTGTCAGGTCGAGGAGATAAGGACGTTCATACATTAGTAAACTTGCTAGAAGGGAAGGAAGAAGAACATGAATACGTTTGA
- the trpD gene encoding anthranilate phosphoribosyltransferase, with protein MFKELLKKCLRGESLSAEEAEKIMNDIMNGKVPAAQIASVLTILTYRGETVDEIVGFVRGMKNNMNAISLEELNVVDTCGTGGDGASTFNISTASAIVASAAGVKVAKHGNRAVSSKSGSADVLEHLDIWIQGNEKEVKNAVADLNMSFLFAPLYHPAMKHVAATRKELGFRTVFNALGPLANPTNCTKQVIGVYSIELARKLAEALVVLGANHVLLVAGRDGLDEISATDVTDIVEVQGNVITEYTLAPEDVHLQRGKLEDLVVEDAKSSAELIESLFLNKSNVTAKNAVVLNSAAAIYVSGNVSTFEEGVAVALETIESGAAYTQLQRLKSKKVVEHAQ; from the coding sequence ATGTTTAAAGAATTGTTAAAAAAGTGTTTGCGCGGCGAGTCACTTTCAGCGGAAGAAGCAGAAAAAATTATGAATGATATTATGAACGGTAAAGTCCCGGCAGCTCAAATTGCTAGCGTGCTAACCATCTTAACGTATCGAGGAGAAACCGTTGATGAAATTGTTGGTTTTGTCCGAGGTATGAAAAATAATATGAATGCTATTTCTCTAGAAGAATTAAACGTAGTAGATACATGCGGTACGGGAGGAGACGGCGCCTCTACTTTTAATATCTCGACGGCTAGTGCGATTGTGGCATCTGCTGCTGGAGTAAAGGTTGCGAAACACGGGAATCGCGCTGTGTCTTCTAAAAGCGGAAGTGCAGACGTGTTAGAACATCTGGATATATGGATTCAAGGAAATGAAAAAGAAGTGAAAAACGCGGTGGCTGACCTCAACATGTCCTTTTTATTTGCGCCGCTTTATCACCCTGCTATGAAGCACGTTGCTGCTACTCGAAAGGAATTAGGGTTTAGAACCGTTTTTAATGCATTAGGTCCATTAGCAAATCCTACTAACTGCACAAAGCAAGTAATTGGCGTTTATTCCATTGAGCTTGCACGAAAATTAGCAGAAGCGCTTGTTGTACTGGGAGCTAACCACGTCCTTCTGGTTGCGGGCAGAGACGGTTTGGATGAAATTAGTGCCACGGATGTAACGGATATTGTAGAAGTGCAAGGCAATGTCATTACAGAATATACGCTTGCACCAGAGGATGTACACTTACAGAGAGGGAAGCTTGAAGACTTAGTGGTAGAAGACGCGAAATCGAGTGCAGAGCTTATTGAATCGCTATTTTTAAATAAAAGTAATGTAACTGCTAAAAATGCAGTCGTATTAAACTCTGCTGCAGCTATTTACGTTAGCGGAAACGTTTCTACTTTTGAAGAAGGAGTAGCTGTAGCTTTAGAAACAATCGAATCAGGGGCTGCATATACGCAATTACAACGATTGAAATCGAAAAAGGTGGTTGAACATGCTCAATAA
- the trpC gene encoding indole-3-glycerol phosphate synthase TrpC — protein MLNKIIETKKEEIQNLQLPEQQNVAKRSFLEALSNPNRELALIAEVKKASPSKGLIKENFQPVEIAKAYEEGKADALSVLTDQHYFQGHRTFLSDIKQRVSIPVLRKDFIIDSIQVEESSRIGADAILLIGEALEPLKLQELYLQAAEKELDCLVEVHSLETLEQLLAVFTPKIIGINNRNLHTFETSLQQTKEIAKHVPKDQLLVSESGIYLYDDVSYVKEAGAKAILVGESLMRQDNQTKAIEKLFGESEYAY, from the coding sequence ATGCTCAATAAAATTATTGAAACAAAAAAAGAAGAAATTCAAAACCTACAGTTACCCGAACAGCAAAATGTTGCAAAACGATCATTTTTAGAAGCTTTATCAAACCCGAATCGGGAGCTGGCTCTTATTGCAGAAGTGAAAAAAGCCTCGCCTTCTAAAGGATTAATAAAAGAGAATTTTCAGCCTGTGGAAATTGCTAAAGCCTACGAAGAAGGAAAAGCAGATGCTTTGTCTGTGTTAACAGATCAGCACTATTTTCAAGGACATCGAACGTTTCTAAGTGATATTAAACAGCGTGTCTCTATCCCTGTGCTTCGCAAGGATTTCATTATTGATTCCATTCAAGTGGAAGAAAGTTCAAGAATCGGTGCTGATGCTATTTTACTCATTGGAGAAGCACTTGAACCATTAAAATTGCAAGAGCTTTATCTTCAAGCTGCTGAAAAAGAGTTAGATTGTTTAGTAGAAGTGCATTCTTTAGAAACGCTCGAACAGCTGTTAGCTGTATTTACGCCGAAAATTATCGGAATCAATAACCGAAATCTTCATACGTTTGAAACCAGCTTGCAGCAGACCAAAGAAATCGCCAAGCACGTTCCGAAGGATCAGCTGTTAGTGAGTGAAAGCGGCATTTACTTATACGATGATGTTTCCTACGTAAAAGAAGCCGGAGCAAAAGCTATTTTAGTAGGAGAATCGCTTATGAGACAGGATAATCAAACCAAAGCGATTGAAAAGCTGTTTGGGGAAAGTGAATATGCTTATTAA
- the trpE gene encoding anthranilate synthase component I, with amino-acid sequence MTNTYTSFLEDSTEYLTIPIIKKIFIDSMTPVDLFQQVKDEAVYLLESNDESSPWSNYSFIGLNPFLYVEEENGTYLAKNKQLHPVLQGDSFKEVFCKIQQELKVKVPDLALPFKGGAVGFISYDAVSQIEKVNVHAQNDLNMPTFHFIYCQTMLAYNHQTKELMVIHYIQLNEQDKEQQKKEKYGEALAEINRYVERIAQTVKEKPMMFESEQREVSFEGVTSSYQKDKFVQDVEKIKEYIKSGDVFQAVLSQRFQIDTTVAGFDIYRVLRLVNPSPYLFYVKVKGAELIGSSPERLIQIENGHLEIHPIAGTRRRGRDAEEDARLYEDLINDEKERAEHYMLVDLARNDIGRVAQYGSVQTPVLMQQVNFSHVMHLISKVTGRLDEKVHPIDALLSAFPAGTVSGAPKVRAMQILNEIEPVARNVYAGTVAYLGFDGNIDSCIAIRTILLKDQTAYIQAGAGVVADSKPELEWKETRNKASALIKTIQLAQNIYDKKEDVYV; translated from the coding sequence ATGACGAACACTTATACTTCTTTTTTAGAAGACTCTACAGAGTATTTAACCATTCCAATTATAAAAAAAATATTTATCGATAGCATGACACCTGTTGATCTTTTTCAACAAGTAAAAGATGAAGCCGTATATTTGCTTGAAAGTAATGATGAATCATCACCATGGTCCAATTATTCTTTTATTGGCTTAAATCCATTTTTGTATGTTGAGGAAGAAAACGGAACCTATCTAGCAAAAAACAAGCAGCTTCACCCTGTGCTGCAAGGAGACAGCTTTAAAGAGGTATTTTGTAAAATTCAGCAAGAGCTGAAAGTGAAAGTACCAGACCTTGCACTTCCTTTTAAAGGAGGAGCAGTAGGGTTTATCAGCTACGACGCAGTATCGCAAATTGAAAAAGTAAACGTACATGCCCAAAACGATTTGAACATGCCTACTTTTCACTTTATCTATTGTCAAACGATGCTTGCTTATAATCATCAAACAAAAGAGCTTATGGTGATTCACTACATTCAGCTTAATGAGCAAGACAAAGAACAGCAGAAAAAAGAAAAATACGGTGAAGCTCTAGCAGAGATCAATAGATATGTTGAAAGAATAGCACAGACGGTGAAAGAAAAGCCAATGATGTTTGAAAGCGAGCAGCGCGAAGTTAGCTTTGAAGGCGTGACATCGTCATACCAAAAAGATAAATTTGTGCAAGATGTGGAAAAAATTAAGGAATACATCAAAAGCGGAGATGTTTTTCAAGCCGTATTGTCGCAGAGATTTCAAATTGATACGACCGTAGCTGGATTTGATATTTACAGAGTATTGCGATTAGTTAATCCGTCTCCTTATTTATTTTACGTGAAAGTAAAAGGCGCGGAGTTAATTGGAAGTTCTCCTGAGCGGTTGATTCAAATTGAAAACGGCCATTTAGAAATTCATCCGATTGCAGGAACGAGAAGACGTGGCAGGGATGCAGAAGAAGATGCGCGCTTGTACGAAGACTTAATTAACGATGAAAAAGAGCGGGCAGAACACTATATGCTCGTGGACTTAGCAAGAAATGACATCGGCCGAGTTGCACAGTATGGAAGTGTCCAAACACCAGTATTAATGCAGCAGGTTAACTTTTCGCACGTCATGCACTTGATTTCTAAAGTGACAGGACGCCTTGACGAAAAAGTACATCCTATTGATGCGCTGCTTTCTGCATTTCCAGCGGGTACCGTATCTGGCGCTCCAAAAGTACGAGCGATGCAAATCTTAAATGAAATTGAACCAGTTGCGCGAAATGTATATGCAGGAACCGTAGCATATCTCGGATTTGATGGAAACATTGATTCGTGCATTGCGATTCGGACCATTCTTTTGAAAGACCAGACCGCTTATATCCAGGCCGGAGCAGGAGTGGTTGCTGACTCAAAACCGGAGCTTGAGTGGAAAGAAACCCGCAATAAAGCTAGCGCTTTAATCAAAACAATTCAATTAGCTCAAAACATCTACGATAAAAAGGAGGATGTATATGTTTAA
- a CDS encoding phosphoribosylanthranilate isomerase, whose translation MLIKYCGIRSKQDIALIKKSAATHIGFIFYPKSKRYVKPERVNEFVTDEIKKQVSLVGVFVNTPVDQILEIASVTNLDVIQCHGQETAADVRQLKQRGYEVWKALPHNKETLQQMHVYEEADGYVIDSKVKEQFGGTGVAFDWSFVPQYESAAQRLGRKCFIAGGINAFNIENLLPYKPGAIDISGGIETNGTKDYTKIIEIERKIIL comes from the coding sequence ATGCTTATTAAGTACTGTGGTATTCGATCAAAACAAGATATAGCTTTAATCAAAAAGTCGGCTGCTACTCACATTGGCTTTATTTTCTACCCTAAAAGTAAACGATATGTAAAGCCTGAGCGAGTAAATGAGTTTGTAACGGATGAAATAAAAAAACAAGTCTCGCTAGTAGGAGTATTTGTTAATACACCGGTAGATCAAATACTTGAAATTGCCTCTGTGACAAATTTAGATGTTATTCAGTGCCACGGGCAAGAAACAGCTGCGGACGTACGTCAGTTAAAGCAGCGTGGATATGAAGTGTGGAAAGCACTCCCTCACAATAAAGAGACGCTGCAGCAAATGCATGTATATGAAGAAGCTGACGGGTATGTAATTGATAGCAAGGTTAAAGAACAATTCGGAGGAACGGGCGTCGCTTTTGATTGGAGCTTCGTTCCTCAGTATGAATCAGCTGCACAAAGGTTAGGTAGAAAATGCTTTATTGCTGGAGGAATCAATGCTTTTAACATTGAGAACTTGTTACCATACAAGCCTGGGGCGATTGATATTTCTGGCGGTATTGAAACAAACGGAACGAAGGACTATACAAAAATTATAGAGATTGAAAGGAAGATCATACTATGA